GGCTCACTTTGACGGGACCAGCTCGGAGCTCAGAGACGAGCGGCATTCATCCCCTCGGAGCAGCCAGGAGAGCAACCACGTCTACACGGGCGTAGCAGCATAATAACTATGTTTATATTTTCTTACATCAGAGCAATAATCTGCGTGCGACTGCAGCAGCATCCTGTTAAACATCCTGCGTCCCGGATCAGAACGATTCCTAAACGTATCTCATTAAAAAACGTGCTTCCTTCCCCAGGACATATTCCCGTCTGGAGGCGGCATCAGTGCACGTGTGGCTGCTTCTCCACGTTTTGGGAAATGATCGGCGACTTTGAACCCTAAAAAAAACCTGGACGTGGGCGTTCCCGCGCCAAcactcgcccccccccccccccccccccccccacctcagtTGGAAATGTCGCCGTCGCCGTTCCGGTTGCCGCACTTGTGGTGCATGGCGAGCAGGACGACGCCCAGGAAGAAGCAGACGGCGCCCACGGCGATGTACGCGACGCCCAGGAACGGGTTCTTGCCGCCCATCCAGGAGATGGTGCTCAGGATCACCCGCTTCCTGCCCTCGAAGCTGCGGACGGGATAATCTGGTTTCGACCGGTTAAAGGTTTGTTTGCGCAACAAAACTGacctattttttattattctttattttgttgttgcaaaAAACCCCACGATGTCTTCATTTCTCTACCTCAGATTGACTTGACCCACGTGGAGGCTCTCGGGGCGATGCAGGATCAACGTCTAGGTCGTGACCCTGTTGGCTCGCCGACGGCGTcgggaaagaagaagaacgtCCCGAAGCTGATTCAAGGcctcctcctctataacctcctcgtctataacctcctcctctataacctcctcgtctataacctcctcctctataacctcctctataacctcctctataacctcctcctctataccctcctctataacctcctcctcaacctcctcctctataccctcctctataacctcctctataacctcctcctctataacctcctcgtctataacctcctcctctataacctcctcgtctataacctcctcctctataacctcctTGTCTATAACCTCCTCCTTTATAACCTCCTTTGTCTataacctcctcctctataacctccttgtctataacctcctcctctataacctcctcgtctataacctcctcctctataacctcctcGTCTATAAcctcctctataacctcctcctctataccctcctctataacctcctctataacctcctcctctataccctcctctataacctcctcctctataccctcctctataacctcctctataacctcctcctctataacctcctctataacctcctcctctataacctcctcGTCTATAACCTCCTCCTTTATAACCTCCTTGTCTATAAcctcctctataacctcctTGTCTATAACCTCCTTTATAACCTCCCCCTCTATAAcctcctctataacctcctctataacctcctTGTCTATAACCTCCTTTATAACCTCCTTGTCTATAACCTCCTTTATAACCTCCTTGTCTATAACCTTCTCTataacctcctcctctataaccACCTTCTGTataacctcctcctctataacctcctctataacctcctcctctataacctcctcAACTATAACCACCTTCTGTataacctcctcctctataaccCCCTCCTCTATAACCACCTTCTCTATAAcctcctctataacctcctcctctataaccACCTTCTCTATAAcctcctctataacctcctcctctataaccACCTTCTCTATAACCTGCTCTATAACCTCCTCCTATataacctcctcctctataacctcctcGTTTATAACCTCCTTTataacctcctcctctataacctcctTGTCTATAACCCCCTCTATAACCTCCTCTATAACCTTGTCTataacctcctcctctataacctACTTTataacctcctcctctataaccACCTTCTGTataacctcctcctctataaccCCCTCCTCTATAACCACCTCCTCTATAACCTTGTCTATAAcctcctctataacctcctctataacctcctcctctataacctTGTCTATAAcctcctctataacctcctcTATAACCTCTGTTAAGGATACTGTAGACGACCTCCAGCGTGTAGTTTCCTCGCGGCAGAGTGGGAACCACGTTGTCTTTTTTGCCGATGATGCGGTAGAGTTTGCGGAAGGTCGGCAGGGCGGCGGTTCTCATCCACACGATGAAGTCCTCGTTGACGAAGCCGTTGTTGCCCCGATCCGAGTCCAGCTCGTACACGGGCCGGCGCCAGTTCACCGGCCGGGTCGTCCCTGGAACAGAAAGAACTCGAGACGGTTCGTTTGCATATCATTAGTGTGGAAGAGGTCGGCGTGTGCGGAGGTCCGGTCGGTAATCTCCCCTCCGGCGTGCATTAACTCGAGCTCCTCGAACCTTGAAAGGCGGCGCTGAGGTTCTGGTCGTTGCCTCCGGGGTTCCCGAACTTCACGTGCTTGTCGGTCCACCAGGCGATGCCGGTCGCGTTGAGAGGAATCTGGATCTTCGTGCCGTTGGGGTCGTTGTAAAACAGCTCCAGCGTATCTGCCGCCAAACGAGGGAACGTTTAGATGGCAGACTGGGGTTCGTTAAACGGGTCAGTGGGGCGACCGGCTCACCGTTGAACATGCTGTTGGCGATGGCGCCGCACGGCGCGATGGGCTCGTTGTCACGGTAAGCGTACGGCTCGCACTCCTTACTGGGctcctgaggaggaagaggacgagaagGAGATAAACGTTGATGACTCCTGGTTTCTACCGAAGTGGTCTGGGTTCAAGTCCTGGTTAAGGGACAGCCCATCATGTATTTAATGTAGTTATGAATTAAAGATCGACTCCATCTgcgttcttttttttgggggggttttcaAGTGGAAATGCCCACTTAACttggtgtatgtatgtatgtaatatatatataatatatgtataatatatatctatatataatatatatacacatatacacacatatatatatatagtgtgcgTCACACGGGGTTAACCTCCCCAACCTTCTTGAAGGACCACCAGACACACGACCTTCGTGGAGGACCACCAGACACACGACCTTCGTGGAGGACCACCAGACACACAACCTTTGTGGAGGACCACCAGACACACGACCTTCGTGGAGGACCACCAGACACACGACCTTCTTGAAGGACCACCAGACACACGACCTTCGTGGAGGACCACCAGACACACGACCTTTGTGGAGGACCACCAGACACACGACCTTCGTGGAGGACCACCAGACACACGACCTTCGTGGAGGACCACCAGACACACGACCTTCGTACCTTCGTATGACGCCTAACGAACGAACCGCCTCGGGTTGAGTCTCACCGTGAGGGACTTCTCGTTTCCGTTCAGCTGGCCGTCGTCCCTCGACTTCACGTAGCGACGGTGATTCTGGTAGAAGTTGGAGAGGCCGTAATACACGTAGACGTTGCTCTGTCggtttaaaaagaaagagaatgaaGACGACCGGCCGCGTGCATCTTAATGATAACAACGGGGGGAAAGGTCCCAGAGAAGCGTCTTCCTCGACCTCGTACGGCTGCTCCAGGTAGAAGGGGACGGTGCAGGTGCACGGCCTCGTGCTGTTCCAGCTGAAGCTCTGGGAGCAGCTGAAGCAGGGACTGGACGCGTCTGCTCCCGTGTAGTCGATCTGAAGAGCAGATAGAACGACCGTTTCACCAGAGCAACGCAAACACgttttaatgttgtgtttcactATCTGTAACCATTCAGCTGTCTGGTTACACCGTCATCAGGGTTCATAATCCAAATGTCCATGACCAAACCTTttgtgagtatatatatatatatactcattaTACATATAATGAGTATACCTTAAATTACACAAATGAATGAGAGACatagtttgattaaaataataaatatttatataaatgattatacttttaatcaaactgtgtaaatgaacatatgaatataacacatttccaggacttttccaaaacttttgggattacattttttttctttctccaaggacttttccaggcctggaaataaccattttaaaattccatgacttttccaggttttccatgaccgtacGAACCCGGTGTGGTAAGCGATCGGTGTTATTGATTTGTTATTGAGTTACAataacaaaaaggagaaaaaagtgTTAAATGATCGACTAAatcacccccaaaaaaaggataAATCTTTATAATGAATTAAAATGGAAGCTGGATGCATTTGTACTCTGTGGGCTGGACTCTGGATACTGATTCTACTGTTTTGATTGTACGCTGTTTGTATtcttgtgtttatgtatttaaatgtcatggattgctctgttttgttgaaaatgcaaaataaaaagttcaacaaaaaataaaaataaaattaaaatagaagctCCACCTCGGTCACATATTTTAGCCGAATTTACCGGCGGAGCACAAAGTTTCAGAAAACGACCGGAAACGACCGGAACCGCGACATCAAAGGTCAAACTGCGCAACTATCGCGTgggatcttctttttttgtcgcGATAGTTGCGCGCGCCGCTACCTCTAACTCCCGGATGTTGTTCGACGTCACGAACAGGCCGACGCCAACGGGGATGAAGAGCAGCCCGACGGCGAACAGGGCCGGCAGCGCGGTGCCGGCGGTGAGGACGGGCTGCCAGGCGGCCAGCCGCTGCTGCTTCAACGCGGTGTTTTCCGGCTTCTTGCCCCGCAGCAGCGGCCCGCCGCCGGGGCCGCACACGGTGACGCGCCCGTCCTCGTCTTTGGCGTTGTAACTGGTCGccatcattgttttgtttgtttttcgcCGAGGGGAAGTTGAGGCGAACGAGGAAGTGAACGCGCCGTGACGTCACTGATGGAGTTACGGAGGGGGCGCTGGTGCTGCCTTCAAGCGCCTCTCGGGAATATGGGAAATTTAAGGAATCGGACAATAATTCAACACAAATTATGTTTGTGATATTAAGAAGGACAGGTTGTTGAGAATATAGGTTATCCATATccatatccatatatatatatatatatatatatacaaatatgtatatttatatataaacatatactgGATATATagtaaatgaatatatatataaatatgtatatatacatatgactTTATCATAtccatatataaatgtatatacatatatatatgtgtgtgttaaatacTCATTAAAAGAGCTACATGTTTATATTCCAATTCGTATTAAACTTTGTCGTCACACATCTTTCTTGTCTATAAATCACATAATCAATTAGACTATTTTCCTGATGCATTGATGTACAACTGAAAAAGTACatcataaatattttaaatgtaatatttgggGATTAAGATTTAGGGGGAGTTTGAGAGTTTGTCCACCAAATGGTGAACTTTCATGTTTCTGTCTGAccaacatttagaaaataaatgggggaaaatagtttgtttttattgtggatttctcaacaaaaaatgtatgtgtataaaaaaataaaatactttcttGGAGTATTTATTTCACATTCTTCCACCCATTTGTGGGACAGATGACATATATATGCACTATTCTCTGCATTTCATTGTCAGTGTTAGGTTTTATGTTCTTATGTGTATTTTTTaactatttaaatgtgtaataagaAGTTAAATGTTTGTTCTActttcttattttttgtttatttgtctatttCTACGTATGTACGTTGAGAGCAACAAcatcatttttatgtttacGCACAACTGGCCACAACTTTAATAAaagatgacaataataataatgaataattaaaatgttcctcCACAATGTTGTAAAGATGACACTTCACGTGTTGAGCTTAAAAGTTTATTGTttctcttaaaaaaacatttgtgctgCAAAGTCCACTTCCTGGTACTGGTACCTCGTAAAGCACTTTacaaaatcattattattaatactataATCAATCTTCTTATATATTCTTTttctcattgttgttgttgttgttcttaagTATTTCCCCTTGATGTCCTCTTGGGCAATCCTCTCATGGCCCCTTTCAGGGCCCTCAACCCACAGGTTGGCAACCACTGgtttaattaatttatcaagcaaatgacaaacattcttcttttccttctatTTCTTATGTCCTTAATGACAAATATTCTTATGTCCTTAATGACAAATATTCTTATGTCCTTAATGACAAATATTCTTATGTACTTTCTTATGTCCTTACTGGTGAACTGGACATGTGCGTGGGTGTAGTTTGTGTAACTGTCCACCAGAGGGCGGTGAGTCTAACGGGACAATTTGTGTTCATCTTGTAAAGCTGGAAACAAAAGCATCTGCATGTTcacgctcttcttcttcttcttcttcttcttcgtggaAGTCCTCCCTATTAAAactattctttttatttgtgacCTTTAAGTGTGTTCACCTGTTTAAAcgtattaaaatgtctttactTTCTATGTCTACGTTGCTATTTGTGTGTCCAGGGTTTGTTTGTTGGACAGCGTTCATGCAGTGTTGACAAAGTATGTCGAGACAAATTCAGTTTTTGGTGCTCACAGcattaaatattacattaaaaaaacagcaccATGTCCCCGTGGCTCCGCGTCAGGAGGTTTTGTATAAGAAGCGTCTTTTATGACGTCCTCTGGAGCGTAAGTCTAACTGTATcatgaaggtcaaaggtcatggaAATATAAGCTGTGAAAATGAGTTCTTATGAGTTTGTTTAGCAGCATGGGATAATATTATGGAGGCTTCCTGGCTGATTCCTCTgctgtttgacacacacacacacacacacacacacacacacacacacactatgaagCAATGCCAGATTCAgagataaatatatttatttctttacttaAGTTCCTGTCAAAAAGAAAACGATGAACGAATTCAGACCCTCACAAATAAATTCACAGTGGAAACCTCCAAAAAGCTGctggtgaaataaaaacacacgcTATGAAAACAACTGTCAGTTATGATAATAAAGCTCAgagctaccccccccccccctcccctgccccCCCTCAGCTCTTGCCCCCGGAGGCCGAGCCGCACACCGTCGACCTCCTCAGCTCGATCTTCATCGAGTGGCTCTCGGCTCTCGTCACCGTGGAAACGGCCACGGACGCCTTGCTGCTCGGCTTCGTACCTCTTGACACCGGGATCCGCGTGGCGGCGGTCCGAGCGGACTGCACGTCCGACCCCggctggaaaacaacaacaacaacaaagggtTTGGATCACAGAGACTCTCCAGACGATGTGATGTTGAAGCAGAGATTAAGGTGAGTCACAATATCACAATTCATCTCAGGCCTCAACGACGACTTGTGAAAACATAACAGGCTGCAGGGGGAGCCGGATCTGGGTCcttccacggtggactggtctctgatGGAGGCcccgctggagtctgagctgaaggaggttctggtgaacctgcatgatgtcatctggtttcacctgaacccgacccggtggctccgaagaggagctttaagaagaactctatagaaccagaccaccttctctctggtggtccgtttactgatggaggtcatatagaggaccaggactaaactgaggtctatagaggaccaggactaaactgaggtctatagaggaccaggactaaactgaggtctatagaggactaggactacactgaggtctataggggaccaggactacactgatgtctatagaggaccaggactacactgaggtctatagaggaccaggactaaactgaggtctataggggaccaggactacactgaggtctatagaggaccaggactaaactgaggtctatagaggactaggactacactgaggtctataggggaccaggactaaactgaggtctatagaggaccaggactaaactgaggtctatagaggaccaggactaaactgaggtctatagaggactaggactacactgaggtctataggggaccaggactacactgatgtctatagaggaccaggactacactgaggtctaaaGAGGACCaagactacactgaggtctatagaggaccaggactacaccgAGGTATGTAGAGGACCAGaactaaactgaggtcatagaggaccagggctaaactgaggtcatagaggaccaggactaaactgaggtaaTTTGTTGACAAATCAAAGCTTACTGGCTCCATTCACACAAGGGTTAACCCTCTTAGCGAGTAATTAACATAATTCTGATAAATTCTGACAGTTTTGAACAAGGTTTCTAACTTCTTGCCCGTGTTCGGTTAAAAGGAGTCAATTTGTCAGTTGGGTAATTCATCAGTAGAAGAGCCTCAGAAAGGCCTCTGTCTCTCTGGGGTGTGTTGGTTCATACCAGTGAGATGTCTATGATGTATGCTTTATACCTGGAGAGAGCGCTATCTAGGAATCATTTCAGAAGCAACTGCAACGTAAGATCAGACAACGTGGAGTCGTCTTTTAGGTTGGTGAAATCACAAAAATATGCAGGAAGAAGTAAAGATGGAGGACGTAATGGTCTCCGAAGCGCTCACCACTGACTGCGTCGGCCTGGCGGACGCCGAGGTGATCGGTGTGATCGTTATGCTGCTCGTCATTTTGCTCTGAGTCGTCTTCCCGGTCGAGGTTTGGTGCGGCGAGCGTAGCACCGTTCCCGTCGACGCTTCCTTGCTGCTTTCGGAGCTCCTGAGCGTCAACAGCGCACCGCCGCACCCCTCGGAGGGCCTCTTGAACTGCGGACCCAAGTGGATGTGGATCTTGTTGTCCTCTGTCGTGATGATGTTGCCGTTGTACTTCCTGTACGGCGTCGGTTGCTTCTCCGGGGTTACCTTGATCACCGTGCGGCTCGCGGTGACGTCGTGAGGCTCGGGCGACGCGCTCGCTTCGGCCACAGGGGTGGTGCTGACCGTGATGATGGACACCGGCAACCGGAGGCCTACGGGTTTATCCGGACTCTTGGCCCTGGAGATGGCCATAATGGTGACCGGGGATTTGGCTCGATCGAAACCTCCCGCCAGCTCACAGGCTTTGCTCCTCGAGGCCACGGTGGTGGGCTCGGGGACGATTGTGATGCGAGGTTTCTGAAGACCGAGAGTCGGGATGATGGTGGTGCTGGAGAAGAAATCCTCGACCAGAGGGCTGGTGATCTCCAACGTGGCGGTGCTGTTCTCGTGATCCGGGGTCACGCGGATGTGCAGCGGCTGGCCCGGCCCGGTCATCTCCGGCGGATGGAACAAGGACACCCGACTGGTCTTGTCGGGAGCGGTCTGAGTAAGCGTAATGgcctccttctttttcatccaGGGTATCCAGGATTTTTTTGCGCCCAGTTCTGCCGAAGCTGGAGGGTATCGCTCAAGAACCGCCGGCTTTTTAAGACCCCGTTGTCTGAGGTTGCTCATTAGGTGGTTTTCCTCGAGGACTGACTTCCGGATGAAGCCCGCCGCCGTCTCGTCCTCAGCCGATTCGCTCGCCATCGCATCCGTCTGCACTGCGGTGGAGGTCACCGGGACACTGAGCATCCGCTTACCGTTCATGCTGGGTCTCAAGGCGCGACTGTACCGCTTGGTGGCTTCCATCTCCTTCGTAAGGTTGGCGAAGTCATGGCTCAGGctcatcttcttctcttcttcctgcaTGAACCTCTGCTGGAGGACGGAGTAATCCGCctgcagctgggagagctggTCCTCCTTGTTCATCAGTTGGTGGATCTTCTCCTTCAGGGCCTGGACGTCCGCCTGCAGCTCTCTAGTTTTGGCCTCCTCCATCTTGCAGCGAATCCTGAGCTCAGCCTCAGGACACGTGACCTCGCCTTTCTCGATGGCTTTGTTTCTGGCGATCTGACTTTTCATTTCT
The nucleotide sequence above comes from Cyclopterus lumpus isolate fCycLum1 chromosome 24, fCycLum1.pri, whole genome shotgun sequence. Encoded proteins:
- the LOC117727137 gene encoding cell cycle control protein 50A-like; its protein translation is MMATSYNAKDEDGRVTVCGPGGGPLLRGKKPENTALKQQRLAAWQPVLTAGTALPALFAVGLLFIPVGVGLFVTSNNIRELEIDYTGADASSPCFSCSQSFSWNSTRPCTCTVPFYLEQPYESNVYVYYGLSNFYQNHRRYVKSRDDGQLNGNEKSLTEPSKECEPYAYRDNEPIAPCGAIANSMFNDTLELFYNDPNGTKIQIPLNATGIAWWTDKHVKFGNPGGNDQNLSAAFQGTTRPVNWRRPVYELDSDRGNNGFVNEDFIVWMRTAALPTFRKLYRIIGKKDNVVPTLPRGNYTLEVVYNYPVRSFEGRKRVILSTISWMGGKNPFLGVAYIAVGAVCFFLGVVLLAMHHKCGNRNGDGDISN